The following coding sequences are from one uncultured Bacteroides sp. window:
- the atpB gene encoding F0F1 ATP synthase subunit A, protein MRKKTFHNIVFTSIFFLLSIVSLSAVAQTAAEPVKEPINMKKIVFGHIGDSYEWHITTWDGVKISIPLPIIIRSATTGWHTFLSSKFEENGGNYEGFSIAPDGSKYEGKIVEHGPNGVEIRPIDISITKVTLALLINSFLLVCIVLGVAHWYKRKSKALVAPGGFVGFMEMFIMMINDDVIKSCVGPQYRKFAPYLLTAFFFIFINNLMGLIPFFPGGANVTGNIAITLVLALFTFVIVNIFGTRAYWKEIFWPDVPWWLKVPIPMMPMIEFFGIFTKPFALMIRLFANMLAGHMAMVVLTCLIFISASMGATIFTTLSITSVLFNIFMNILEILIAFIQAYVFTMLSAVFIGLALVKHPSKEENATA, encoded by the coding sequence ATGAGAAAGAAAACATTTCATAATATAGTATTTACAAGCATATTCTTTCTATTGAGTATTGTAAGTTTGTCTGCCGTTGCACAGACGGCTGCGGAGCCTGTGAAAGAGCCTATTAATATGAAGAAGATTGTCTTTGGGCATATTGGAGACTCTTATGAATGGCATATTACTACATGGGATGGAGTTAAAATAAGTATACCACTGCCTATAATTATTCGTAGTGCTACTACAGGGTGGCATACTTTTCTTTCTTCAAAATTTGAAGAAAACGGAGGCAATTATGAAGGTTTTTCTATTGCACCGGATGGAAGTAAATATGAAGGTAAAATAGTAGAACATGGTCCAAATGGAGTAGAAATCCGCCCTATTGACATATCTATAACTAAGGTTACTTTAGCCTTATTAATAAATTCTTTTTTACTGGTTTGTATAGTACTAGGTGTGGCTCATTGGTATAAAAGGAAATCAAAAGCCTTAGTGGCTCCGGGTGGATTCGTCGGATTTATGGAGATGTTTATCATGATGATAAATGATGATGTAATAAAAAGTTGTGTGGGACCTCAATATAGAAAGTTTGCTCCCTATTTGCTAACAGCTTTCTTTTTTATCTTTATAAATAATTTGATGGGGTTAATACCTTTTTTCCCAGGAGGGGCTAATGTAACTGGTAACATTGCTATTACCCTTGTGTTGGCTCTGTTCACATTTGTTATAGTGAATATTTTTGGGACTCGTGCATATTGGAAAGAGATTTTTTGGCCAGATGTACCTTGGTGGTTAAAAGTTCCTATACCTATGATGCCTATGATTGAGTTCTTTGGTATATTTACTAAGCCATTTGCTTTGATGATCCGTCTTTTTGCTAATATGCTTGCGGGACATATGGCTATGGTGGTATTGACTTGCCTTATCTTTATTTCAGCTAGTATGGGGGCTACTATATTTACCACCCTCTCTATAACATCTGTACTATTTAATATATTTATGAATATCCTAGAGATATTGATTGCCTTTATTCAAGCTTATGTCTTCACGATGCTTTCTGCCGTATTTATAGGCTTAGCACTAGTGAAACATCCTTCTAAAGAAGAAAATGCTACTGCTTGA
- the atpD gene encoding F0F1 ATP synthase subunit beta, which produces MSQIIGHISQVIGPVVDVFFDGSETDLRLPSIHEALEVKRPNGRKLIVEVQQHIGENTVRTVAMDSTDGLQRGMKVVPTKNPITMPVGGQIKGRLMNVVGDSIDGMRELDRKGAYAIHRDPPKFEDLTTVQEVLYTGIKVIDLLEPYSKGGKIGLFGGAGVGKTVIIMELINNIAKKHNGFSVFAGVGERTREGNDLLREMIESGVIRYGDEFKKSMEAGHWDLTKVDYDEVAKSQATLVFGQMNEPPGARSSVALSGLTVAESFRDLAAESGAKDILFFIDNIFRFTQAGSEVSALLGRMPSAVGYQPTLATEMGAMQERITSTKAGSITSVQAVYVPADDLTDPAPATTFTHLDATTVLSRKITELGIYPAVDPLESTSRILDPLIVGEDHYNTAQRVKQILQRNKELQDIISILGMEELSDEDRMTVNRARRVQRFLSQPFTVAEQYTDVPGVMVSIEDTIKGFKMILDGKVDYLPESAFMNVGTIEDAIEKGKKLLEQSKK; this is translated from the coding sequence ATGTCACAGATTATAGGGCATATTTCTCAAGTTATCGGTCCGGTGGTCGATGTCTTTTTCGATGGCTCCGAAACCGATTTGAGATTGCCAAGCATTCATGAAGCGCTAGAAGTTAAGAGGCCTAATGGTAGAAAATTGATCGTAGAAGTGCAACAACATATTGGTGAAAATACAGTGCGTACCGTTGCGATGGATAGTACGGATGGTCTGCAACGTGGAATGAAGGTTGTACCTACAAAAAATCCAATAACCATGCCTGTCGGAGGGCAAATTAAAGGGCGTTTAATGAACGTTGTTGGTGATTCTATTGATGGAATGAGAGAGCTTGATAGAAAGGGAGCATATGCTATACATCGAGATCCTCCCAAATTTGAAGATCTAACAACCGTACAAGAGGTTCTATATACCGGAATAAAAGTAATTGATCTGCTTGAACCTTATTCTAAAGGTGGAAAAATTGGCCTTTTTGGTGGTGCTGGGGTAGGTAAAACGGTTATCATAATGGAGCTTATCAATAATATTGCTAAGAAGCATAATGGTTTTTCTGTTTTTGCTGGAGTGGGTGAGCGTACTCGTGAAGGAAACGATTTACTTCGTGAAATGATTGAATCGGGTGTTATTCGATATGGAGATGAATTTAAAAAAAGCATGGAAGCTGGTCACTGGGATTTGACGAAAGTCGATTATGATGAAGTGGCTAAATCACAAGCCACTTTGGTTTTCGGACAGATGAATGAACCTCCGGGAGCACGTTCTTCTGTTGCACTATCTGGTCTTACGGTAGCAGAATCTTTTCGTGACTTGGCAGCTGAATCAGGTGCTAAAGATATTTTGTTTTTTATTGATAACATCTTTCGTTTCACTCAAGCTGGATCAGAGGTTTCTGCATTGTTAGGTCGTATGCCGTCTGCCGTAGGTTATCAACCCACGCTTGCTACAGAAATGGGGGCTATGCAGGAGCGCATTACTTCGACTAAAGCGGGCTCAATTACTTCTGTACAAGCTGTTTATGTACCGGCAGATGATTTAACGGACCCAGCACCGGCTACTACATTTACGCATTTGGATGCTACTACGGTACTTAGTCGTAAAATAACAGAATTGGGAATTTATCCTGCTGTGGATCCTCTTGAATCAACTTCACGTATTCTTGACCCTTTGATTGTTGGAGAGGATCATTATAATACAGCACAACGTGTAAAACAAATCTTGCAGCGAAATAAGGAATTGCAAGATATTATCTCCATATTAGGGATGGAGGAGCTTTCTGATGAAGATCGCATGACTGTAAATCGTGCCCGTAGAGTACAACGTTTTCTTTCGCAGCCTTTTACAGTAGCGGAACAATATACTGATGTTCCCGGAGTGATGGTTTCTATAGAAGATACAATAAAAGGATTTAAAATGATTCTTGACGGTAAAGTTGATTATTTACCTGAATCGGCATTTATGAATGTAGGAACGATTGAGGATGCTATAGAAAAAGGCAAGAAGCTATTGGAACAATCTAAAAAATAG
- the purT gene encoding formate-dependent phosphoribosylglycinamide formyltransferase, protein MKKILLLGSGELGKEFVISAQRKGQHIIACDSYAGAPAMQVADECEVLDMLDGEQLEQVVKKYSPDVIVPEIEAIRTERLYDFEKQGVQVVPSARAVNFTMNRKAIRDLAAKELGLKTAKYFYATSLEELEEAADKIGFPCVVKPLMSSSGKGQSLVKTADELQKAWEYGCSGSRGDIRELIIEEFIHFDSEITLLTVTQKDGPTLFCPPIGHIQKGGDYRESFQPAHIDPAHLAEAQDMAEKVTRALTGAGLWGVEFFLSHENGVYFSELSPRPHDTGMVTLAGTQNLNEFELHLRAVLGWSIPEITQERFGVSAVILSGISSQEEPKYRGMKDVCKEQNTYLRLFGKPFTRINRRMGVVLCYAPLGNDMDSLRDKAKMVASKIEVY, encoded by the coding sequence ATGAAAAAGATACTTTTGCTTGGCTCGGGTGAATTGGGCAAAGAATTTGTTATTTCGGCTCAACGTAAAGGGCAACATATTATTGCGTGTGATTCGTATGCCGGTGCACCTGCTATGCAAGTAGCAGATGAATGTGAAGTGTTGGATATGCTTGATGGCGAGCAATTAGAACAAGTGGTTAAAAAATATAGTCCGGATGTTATCGTACCTGAAATAGAGGCAATTCGTACAGAGCGTTTATATGATTTTGAAAAACAAGGTGTTCAAGTTGTACCTAGTGCAAGAGCGGTAAATTTTACAATGAACCGGAAAGCCATTCGTGATTTGGCGGCGAAAGAACTCGGACTGAAAACGGCAAAATATTTTTATGCAACTTCTTTAGAAGAATTGGAAGAAGCTGCTGATAAAATTGGCTTTCCTTGTGTAGTAAAGCCTTTAATGTCTTCATCAGGAAAAGGGCAATCTTTGGTTAAAACTGCCGATGAACTACAAAAAGCTTGGGAATATGGATGCAGCGGTAGTCGTGGTGATATTCGTGAATTGATAATAGAAGAATTTATTCATTTTGATAGCGAAATCACTTTGCTGACTGTCACTCAAAAAGATGGGCCTACTCTTTTTTGTCCTCCTATTGGGCATATACAAAAAGGTGGTGATTATAGGGAAAGCTTTCAACCGGCTCATATAGATCCGGCTCATCTTGCTGAGGCTCAAGATATGGCAGAAAAAGTAACTCGTGCGCTTACAGGTGCAGGTTTATGGGGAGTCGAATTTTTTCTGAGTCATGAAAATGGGGTTTATTTTTCAGAGCTTTCTCCCAGACCACATGATACAGGTATGGTAACATTGGCAGGCACTCAAAACTTAAATGAGTTTGAACTCCATTTAAGAGCTGTTTTAGGATGGTCTATCCCTGAAATAACTCAGGAAAGGTTCGGCGTTAGTGCTGTTATACTCTCAGGTATCTCTAGTCAGGAAGAACCTAAATATAGAGGGATGAAAGATGTCTGTAAAGAGCAAAATACGTATTTACGCCTTTTTGGTAAACCTTTTACTCGAATTAATCGTCGTATGGGAGTTGTGCTTTGTTATGCTCCTTTAGGCAATGATATGGACTCTTTGCGTGATAAAGCCAAAATGGTTGCCTCAAAAATTGAGGTGTATTAA
- a CDS encoding DUF4301 family protein: protein MITPQDKELFAKKGITESQIFEQLECFRRGFPFLELSAAASKEKGVLVPDAGDEQKYLASWEAYINTDKTIVKFVPASGAASRMFKDLFEFLNATYDKPSNEFEINFFNHITQFAFYEDLNVACLKRTGKSVLALIEKEEYKTVVETLLSESGLNYGALPKGLLKFHKYDEGARTPLEEHLVEGAVYATGKSKHANIHFTVSNEHRSFFKILTEEKALLYGKKYGVSYNITFSEQKPATDTIAVDMNNEPFREKGEILFRPGGHGALIENLNDLDADILFVKNIDNVVPDRLKQDTIHYKKLLAGVLVSLQKQAFEYLELIDSGQYTHEQILEILQFLQKKLFCKNPETNLLEDVELVLYLKTKLNRPMRVCGMVKNVGEPGGGPFLAYNPDGTVSLQILESSQIDMTDPNKKRMFKEGGYFNPVDLVCAVRDYKGHKFDLANYVDKSTGFISYKSKGGKELKALELPGLWNGAMSDWNTVFVEVPLSTFNPVKTVNDLLREQHQ, encoded by the coding sequence ATGATTACACCACAGGACAAAGAGTTGTTTGCAAAGAAAGGTATCACGGAATCTCAGATATTTGAACAATTGGAATGCTTTCGTAGAGGTTTCCCTTTTTTGGAGTTAAGTGCTGCAGCATCAAAAGAAAAAGGTGTTTTAGTACCTGACGCAGGTGATGAACAAAAATACCTAGCCTCATGGGAGGCTTATATTAATACGGATAAAACAATTGTAAAGTTCGTACCGGCTTCAGGGGCTGCTAGTAGAATGTTTAAGGACTTATTTGAGTTCCTCAATGCTACTTATGATAAACCTTCGAATGAGTTTGAAATCAATTTCTTCAATCATATTACTCAATTTGCTTTTTATGAAGATTTGAATGTTGCTTGTCTGAAACGTACAGGAAAATCTGTTCTAGCACTTATTGAAAAGGAGGAATATAAGACTGTGGTTGAGACTTTACTTTCTGAGAGTGGATTAAACTATGGTGCATTACCGAAAGGGTTACTTAAATTTCATAAATATGATGAAGGTGCGCGTACACCTTTAGAAGAGCATTTAGTAGAAGGTGCCGTGTATGCTACGGGGAAAAGTAAGCATGCGAATATCCATTTTACTGTATCGAACGAACACCGATCTTTTTTTAAAATTCTAACAGAAGAAAAGGCCCTTCTCTACGGCAAAAAATATGGTGTTAGCTATAATATCACTTTTTCGGAACAGAAACCGGCAACAGATACAATAGCTGTAGATATGAATAATGAGCCTTTTAGAGAAAAAGGAGAGATACTTTTTCGTCCAGGAGGACACGGTGCTTTAATAGAAAATTTGAATGATTTGGATGCAGATATCTTATTTGTTAAAAATATAGATAATGTTGTTCCTGATCGTTTAAAACAAGATACAATACATTATAAGAAATTATTGGCAGGAGTACTTGTTTCACTTCAAAAACAAGCTTTCGAATATCTAGAATTGATTGATAGTGGACAGTATACGCATGAGCAAATCTTAGAAATACTTCAGTTTTTGCAGAAGAAACTTTTTTGTAAGAATCCGGAAACGAACCTTTTGGAAGATGTTGAGTTGGTCCTTTATCTTAAAACAAAGTTGAATCGTCCGATGCGTGTGTGTGGTATGGTTAAGAATGTAGGAGAACCCGGTGGGGGGCCGTTTTTGGCATATAACCCTGATGGAACTGTTTCATTACAGATCTTAGAAAGTTCACAAATTGATATGACAGATCCTAATAAGAAAAGGATGTTTAAAGAAGGGGGGTATTTCAATCCGGTAGATTTGGTTTGTGCTGTACGTGATTATAAAGGACATAAATTTGATTTAGCTAATTATGTAGATAAGTCTACAGGCTTTATCTCTTATAAATCAAAGGGAGGAAAAGAGCTAAAGGCACTTGAACTTCCCGGATTATGGAACGGGGCAATGAGTGACTGGAATACGGTGTTTGTAGAAGTACCCTTAAGTACGTTTAACCCTGTAAAAACAGTAAATGATTTGTTGCGTGAACAACATCAATAA
- a CDS encoding RelA/SpoT family protein: MDTFFTKTEKTELLVLYKKLMQSSGDSISSQNAKRLKHYLIEAAKNNNMQRNNFGMNPVIRDMQTAVIVADEIGMKGSCLIGIMLHEIVKNNTLSAETVKSEFGEDVASIIRGLVKTNELYARSPAIESENFRNLLLSFAEDMRVILIMIADRVNIMRLIKNTDNEENRFKVANEAAYLYAPLAHKLGLYKLKSELEDLYLKYTQKETYYFIKDKLNETKSSRDAYIASFIDPIQKKVKEAGLTFDIKGRTKSIHSIWNKIQKQKTPFEGIYDLFAIRIILDSDADKEKQECWQVYSIVTDMYQPNPKRLRDWLSIPKSNGYESLHITVMGPEGKWVEVQIRTRRMDEIAERGLAAHWRYKGIKGESGLDEWLTSVREALESSEGDSMKVMDQFKMDLYEDEVFVFTPKGDLFKLGKGATVLDFAFHIHSKLGSKCIGAKVNGKNAQLKQKLNSGDQVEIMTSNTQTPKQDWLNIVTTSKARTKIRQALKDMASKQNDFAKETIERKFKNRKIDYDEGVMMRLIKRMGFKTVTEFYQKIAEGTLDINDLLDKYIEQQKRDSDSHDELIYRSAEGYNLQNQIDEIASNKEDVLVIDQNLKGIEFKLAKCCNPIYGDDVFGFVTVSGGIKIHRHDCPNAQQMTERFGYRIVKARWAGKSEGTQYPITLRIVGHDDIGIVTNITSIISKENGISLRSIGIDSNDGLFSGTLTIMVSDTGRLEALIKKLRTVKGVKQVNRS, encoded by the coding sequence ATGGATACATTTTTCACAAAAACAGAAAAAACGGAATTGCTTGTTCTTTATAAAAAGCTTATGCAATCTTCAGGAGATAGTATTTCCTCCCAAAATGCCAAAAGACTAAAACACTACCTCATAGAAGCTGCTAAAAACAATAATATGCAGCGCAATAATTTCGGTATGAACCCCGTAATCCGAGATATGCAAACCGCAGTTATCGTTGCCGATGAGATAGGCATGAAAGGCTCATGCCTCATTGGAATCATGCTTCATGAAATTGTAAAAAACAACACTTTGTCTGCGGAAACTGTTAAGAGTGAGTTTGGCGAAGATGTGGCAAGTATTATCAGAGGCTTAGTTAAAACAAATGAGCTATATGCTAGAAGCCCGGCTATTGAGTCGGAAAATTTCCGTAATCTCTTACTGTCTTTTGCTGAAGATATGCGGGTAATTCTAATTATGATTGCTGACAGAGTAAACATAATGAGATTAATCAAGAATACGGATAATGAAGAGAACCGCTTTAAAGTTGCTAACGAAGCGGCTTATTTATATGCCCCATTGGCCCATAAGTTAGGACTCTATAAGTTAAAGTCGGAATTAGAAGATTTATATTTAAAATATACGCAAAAAGAAACTTATTATTTTATAAAGGATAAACTTAACGAAACAAAATCTTCCCGCGATGCTTATATTGCTTCTTTTATAGATCCAATACAAAAGAAAGTAAAAGAAGCGGGATTGACATTTGATATTAAAGGAAGAACCAAGTCGATACACTCCATTTGGAATAAAATTCAAAAACAAAAAACTCCTTTCGAAGGTATTTATGACCTCTTCGCTATTCGAATCATACTGGATTCGGATGCAGATAAAGAGAAACAAGAGTGTTGGCAAGTCTATTCTATCGTTACAGATATGTATCAACCTAATCCTAAAAGGTTGCGTGACTGGCTTTCTATCCCCAAGAGCAATGGATATGAATCGCTGCATATTACTGTGATGGGGCCTGAAGGCAAATGGGTAGAAGTTCAAATTCGCACCCGCCGCATGGATGAAATAGCTGAGAGAGGATTGGCTGCTCACTGGCGTTACAAAGGAATTAAAGGTGAAAGCGGACTTGATGAATGGTTAACTTCCGTACGTGAAGCACTTGAAAGTTCAGAAGGTGACTCCATGAAGGTAATGGATCAATTCAAGATGGATCTTTATGAAGATGAAGTGTTTGTTTTTACTCCTAAAGGAGACCTCTTTAAACTTGGTAAAGGAGCTACAGTACTCGATTTTGCTTTTCATATACACAGCAAGTTAGGAAGTAAATGTATTGGTGCAAAAGTTAATGGTAAAAATGCCCAGCTGAAACAGAAGTTAAACAGCGGAGACCAAGTGGAGATTATGACTTCAAACACTCAGACTCCCAAGCAGGATTGGCTCAATATTGTTACGACTTCTAAAGCTCGTACAAAAATCCGCCAAGCACTGAAAGATATGGCTTCTAAACAAAACGATTTTGCTAAAGAAACCATTGAGCGAAAATTCAAAAATCGCAAGATAGATTACGATGAAGGAGTAATGATGCGCCTTATTAAACGAATGGGATTCAAAACGGTTACTGAATTCTATCAAAAAATAGCCGAGGGGACATTAGACATAAATGATTTGCTTGATAAGTATATAGAACAACAAAAACGAGACAGTGATTCTCACGACGAACTTATTTACCGTAGTGCCGAAGGTTATAATTTGCAAAATCAAATAGATGAAATTGCTAGCAATAAAGAGGATGTGCTCGTAATTGATCAAAATCTAAAAGGCATTGAATTCAAATTAGCTAAATGTTGCAATCCAATCTATGGTGACGATGTTTTTGGATTTGTAACCGTATCAGGAGGAATAAAAATTCATCGTCACGACTGTCCCAACGCCCAACAGATGACCGAACGTTTCGGCTATCGCATAGTGAAAGCTCGCTGGGCGGGAAAATCAGAAGGGACACAATATCCTATTACACTACGCATAGTAGGACATGATGATATCGGCATTGTAACTAATATTACGTCCATTATTTCGAAAGAAAATGGAATATCATTGCGCTCCATCGGAATTGATTCTAATGACGGTTTATTCTCAGGTACCCTTACTATTATGGTAAGTGATACTGGACGTTTAGAAGCATTAATAAAAAAACTACGAACTGTAAAAGGAGTAAAACAGGTAAATAGAAGTTAA
- a CDS encoding diacylglycerol kinase family protein, with translation MNAFNKFLRSFSYATKGIISLLKTERNARIHCAAIILVTIAGFYFRISQVEWISIILCFGMVLAAEAFNTAIEKLVNLVSPEKNPYAGNIKDLAAGGVLICAIAAAIIGLMIFGPYFYQIF, from the coding sequence ATGAATGCATTTAATAAATTTTTGAGAAGTTTTTCTTATGCAACAAAAGGTATTATCAGTTTGCTTAAGACAGAGCGTAATGCCCGAATACATTGTGCAGCTATTATATTAGTTACTATCGCCGGCTTTTATTTCCGTATTAGCCAAGTCGAATGGATATCCATTATTCTTTGCTTTGGAATGGTACTTGCTGCCGAAGCTTTCAATACAGCCATAGAAAAACTCGTAAACCTAGTCTCACCAGAAAAGAATCCATACGCAGGTAATATAAAAGACTTAGCAGCAGGTGGAGTGCTTATTTGCGCCATTGCAGCTGCCATCATCGGGCTAATGATTTTCGGTCCTTATTTTTATCAGATATTCTAA
- a CDS encoding glycoside hydrolase N-terminal domain-containing protein → MKQKIVTLLVLILGAITNIHANGKDKLISEVNNILWYNQPASEWEESLPLGNGRLGMMPDGGITKEHVVLNEISMWSGSVANYNNPEAASYLPAIRKLLFEGKNKEAQEMMYYHFVPIKPEKGGTYGNYQMLADLNIDYQYKSSEAISNYKRSLNLEQGIATTCFSKGSNSYTRTYFVSRSRDAMAIHLAATSLKDKKPVSFMAQLSRPERATLRVSGDTLILEGTLDSGKEGVKGVSFIVKMIVKAPKECISVTKKGIQVINASQATIYLSATTDFKNQNYRLQADKLLQEITSIPYGALKKEAISDYQKLFKRTSLFIGKDHSAEASRGPWKVPTDERIRNFQQHDDPALASLYYNYGRYLLISSTRPGSLPPNLQGLWANECTTPWNGDYHLNINVQMNHWPVEQGNLSELHLPLIELTKSLVKSGESTAKAFYGKEAKGWVAHMMTNVWQFTAPGEHPSWGATNTGGAWLCAHLWEHYLYTCDKKYLQQIYPVMKGASEFFLSTMVKEPTHGWLVTAPTSSPENSFYIGNDSTPISVCMGSTMDNELIYELYSNVIEAAHVLNTDIGYAHELENARKQLPPLQISKKGYLMEWLEDYKETDIHHRHVSQLYGLHPGNEISLSKTPQLAEACRVTLNRRGDEGTGWSRAWKINFWARLGDGNRAYKLFKSLLVPAYEPNNPKKRRGGTFPNLFCSHPPFQMDGNWGGTSGIGEMLLQSQEGFIHFLPALPDTWKEGFFTGFKVRGGATVNLTWKNGKLITASIKAGVANRFRIKIPQNISTLKITQQGKEQYYNATKTPFIEITLHQGEIAKLEANNP, encoded by the coding sequence ATGAAACAAAAAATAGTTACCCTTCTAGTTTTAATATTAGGAGCAATCACGAACATACATGCCAACGGCAAAGACAAACTGATATCTGAAGTAAACAATATTTTATGGTATAACCAACCAGCTTCTGAATGGGAAGAGTCTTTACCTTTAGGTAATGGACGTTTAGGGATGATGCCCGATGGCGGTATTACAAAAGAACACGTTGTGCTCAATGAAATAAGCATGTGGAGCGGATCGGTAGCTAATTACAACAATCCCGAAGCAGCATCTTATCTACCGGCTATTAGAAAGCTCTTATTTGAAGGGAAAAATAAAGAAGCTCAAGAAATGATGTACTACCATTTTGTACCAATAAAGCCAGAGAAAGGGGGAACTTATGGAAATTATCAAATGCTTGCCGATCTCAATATAGATTACCAGTATAAATCATCCGAAGCAATAAGTAATTATAAACGTTCCCTTAATCTAGAACAAGGCATTGCAACAACATGCTTCAGTAAAGGTAGCAATTCATATACCCGTACTTATTTTGTATCTCGTTCGCGCGACGCGATGGCTATTCATTTAGCTGCAACCTCTCTCAAAGATAAGAAACCAGTCTCTTTTATGGCACAATTAAGCAGACCAGAGCGTGCAACACTAAGAGTGTCAGGTGATACACTTATTTTGGAAGGGACTCTGGATAGTGGTAAGGAAGGGGTAAAAGGAGTCTCTTTCATTGTAAAAATGATAGTGAAAGCTCCCAAAGAATGCATTAGTGTAACAAAGAAAGGGATACAGGTAATCAATGCTAGTCAGGCAACCATCTATCTTTCAGCCACTACTGATTTTAAAAATCAAAATTACCGCTTGCAGGCTGACAAATTGCTCCAAGAAATAACATCTATTCCTTATGGCGCACTAAAAAAAGAAGCTATCTCTGATTATCAAAAGTTATTTAAACGAACTTCTCTTTTTATCGGGAAAGATCATAGTGCAGAGGCCTCACGAGGTCCATGGAAAGTACCTACTGATGAACGCATACGCAACTTCCAACAACATGATGATCCCGCACTCGCATCACTTTACTACAATTACGGTAGATATCTGTTAATTAGCAGTACACGCCCCGGTTCACTCCCCCCAAACCTTCAGGGATTATGGGCTAATGAATGTACTACTCCTTGGAATGGTGATTATCATTTGAACATTAATGTGCAAATGAATCATTGGCCTGTAGAGCAAGGCAACTTGTCTGAATTACACCTTCCTTTGATTGAGCTCACCAAAAGTCTAGTAAAGAGTGGAGAATCTACTGCTAAAGCCTTTTATGGAAAAGAAGCCAAAGGATGGGTAGCTCACATGATGACAAATGTGTGGCAATTTACGGCACCAGGGGAACATCCATCATGGGGAGCAACAAATACAGGGGGAGCCTGGCTATGTGCTCATTTATGGGAGCACTACCTCTACACATGCGACAAAAAATATCTGCAACAAATATACCCTGTAATGAAAGGAGCTTCAGAGTTCTTCCTATCTACAATGGTAAAAGAGCCCACTCACGGATGGCTGGTTACCGCTCCGACTTCGTCACCTGAGAACTCCTTTTACATAGGAAATGACAGTACTCCTATCAGTGTTTGCATGGGCTCTACAATGGACAACGAATTAATCTACGAACTTTATAGCAATGTGATTGAAGCCGCTCACGTCCTAAACACAGATATTGGCTACGCTCATGAACTGGAAAATGCACGTAAGCAATTGCCTCCCCTCCAAATAAGTAAGAAAGGTTACCTAATGGAATGGTTGGAAGATTATAAAGAGACGGATATACATCACCGACATGTTTCTCAACTATATGGACTACATCCGGGCAACGAGATTAGCCTCAGCAAAACACCTCAATTAGCGGAAGCTTGTAGAGTCACACTCAATCGCCGAGGAGATGAGGGAACCGGATGGAGTCGAGCATGGAAAATTAATTTTTGGGCGCGCTTAGGTGATGGAAATCGTGCTTATAAACTTTTCAAAAGTTTATTGGTGCCTGCCTATGAACCTAACAACCCAAAGAAAAGGCGTGGTGGAACATTTCCCAATCTATTCTGCTCACACCCTCCTTTTCAGATGGATGGCAATTGGGGAGGTACTTCGGGCATCGGAGAAATGCTACTGCAAAGTCAAGAAGGATTTATTCACTTTTTACCAGCACTTCCCGATACATGGAAAGAAGGGTTCTTTACTGGTTTTAAGGTTCGCGGAGGAGCAACGGTAAATCTTACCTGGAAAAATGGGAAATTAATAACAGCATCTATCAAAGCCGGAGTTGCTAACCGCTTCAGAATAAAAATACCCCAAAATATTTCTACTCTCAAAATAACTCAGCAGGGGAAAGAGCAATACTATAATGCAACGAAAACTCCATTTATCGAAATAACTTTGCATCAAGGAGAAATTGCCAAACTAGAGGCAAACAACCCATAA